Genomic DNA from Carassius gibelio isolate Cgi1373 ecotype wild population from Czech Republic chromosome B14, carGib1.2-hapl.c, whole genome shotgun sequence:
TATTTAGGATAATTGTGAGTCTCCTCATCATGGATGtcaatctatacgatgtttgatagggaggcagtgcagtgtggacaggaccgggctaatatggtcatacttcctggttctagtaagaactcttgctgctgcattttggactagctgtagtttgtttactaagcgtgcagaacaaccacccaataaagcattacaataatctaaccttgaggtcataaatgcatggattaacatttctgcatttgacattgagagcgtaGGTCAATCTCATTTCAGTGAAGTTACTGTTaaattgtaaagtaaaaaaaataaattaattattttacactTCACAAGTACTATCAATCAACTTAATTACGGTTAATTTTCTTAAATAAGACATCCTTGATGACGTACACAGCCTACAAATGTGACCTCTGGAGGAAAATTAAACGTATCAATTATCTGAATAATTAAAATGGTCAGTAATTAAATCATTTCATAAGTTGAATGAATCCACTTATTTCACAGCAATTTCAAATTAGGGATGCTGTATTTAATATGGAACACAGTTTTGACATGGcagatttgtgaaatttaatgtTATGaacaattttgatattttagaaTTTGACATTCTGTTTTCAtggtatataattaattattcatttaattatatacttttatgtaACCATTTCATTAAGTGCTTTGTCATTTATTATAGATTTCATCTGTGGATTTCATACAAGCAAACatgttacgtgtgtgtgtgtgtgtgtgtgtgtgtgtatcatatcaggacacaactctgtataatgacatgggtatgacacaggtattacaaggagagggttcttatgaggacataacccatgtccccatttttcaaaacacttataaatcatacagaatgagtttttttgaggaagtaaaaatgcacaaagtttcctgtgagggttagggttaggtgtagggttggtgaagggacatagaatatacagtttctacagaataaaaaccattacacctatgggatgaacacacttttcaataaaacaaatgtgtgtgtgtgtgtgtgtgtgtttcaggatctGGAGTTTACAGCAGCGTTGGTCAAACAGTCTCTGATGTCTGTTCCTGATCTCCACAAAGTCCTGCGGCTCCTGCTTCCTACAGTACCTGAAGGAGAACTGCTGTCACTCGTAGATGCACTAGGACCCAGAGcagggtaacacacacacacacacatgcagcacaCACAGGTGTGTGTCTGAAATGAATCTGTCTGATCTGAATCATGACTgtgttgtcttctgtagagctgcttacaGCTGAAGCTGAGTGTGTCTCATATCTGATGACTTATGATCATGATTACTGTTGATTTTGACCCGAAGGGAATCAGGAAGCTGCTCATCTCTGGCAGACAGACTGAGACATGACGTGCTGAGCAGAAATCTGTCTGACACTCCTCGAGACAGAGACAGGTCAGTCTCATCATCATTAGAAACACAAACCAGTGTTTGAGGCATTAACATAGACACTGACTACAAGAAGAAGAAACACTGAGAACATTCCCTGCGAACTCAGATTGTCACACACCCGCTTCATCCAGCTGTCACGGATCACTCCCATCATGCCATATGttgagtgtgtgcgtgtatgtgtgtgtatgtgtgttcctcAGGTTCCTCAAGAAGCGTCAGAAGCTCCTCGACAAGCTGTTGTCTGGAGCTGGACGTTCTGGAGTCGCTGAAGAGACTCAGCGTAGACGCCGCCGCAGACGAGAACTTCCTGTGCCAGAACCTTCCGAGGAGACCATGTTAGAGCCTGAGACGAGGGGAGGTGAGGAGGCGTGGCCTGAGACGAGGGGCGGCGATGGGGCGTGGCCCGAGACAAGGGGTGGCGAGGAGGCGTGGCCCGAGACGAGGGGAGGTGAGGAGGCGTGGCCTGAGACGAGGGGCGGCGAGGAGGCGTGGCCGGAGATGAGGGGTGGCGAGGAGGCGTGGCCTGAGACGAGGGGTGGTGAGGAGGCGTGGCCTGTTGGTGTGGCTCAGGACAGTCTTGTCTCTATGAGGGATGGTAGTGAAGGGGTGTGTCCTGGGGGCGTGGCAGCAGCTGAGGGGGCGGGGTCTCTGGGCGGTGCTCAGGACAGTCTGGTGTCTGCGGAGGGGCTGTTTGTTTTCCACTGCGTTCCTCCTGCAGCCCAGCAGCACACGCAAACATCTCACTCACGCAAGAAGAAACGCAACTTCCTGAACTTCAAGAAGAGCAGTGTGGCTCCCCAGCCAAACATGTGACACTACATTGCAAAGCATCATGGGACTGTAATTGAGTCTTTTGTGTATCTCTTGTTCTTTTATCTTCAGCGGTACAGTGTCCAGATGTGAGTGTTTTTCCTTCACAAACATTCACTCAAATGATCAGGTCAGaaagatgcaaaaacaaaaagacCTTTGACCTTTAGTTTACATTcctttttattaatcaataatctttttattttaatcaaccatgataattaaaaaaagggACATGGAATAacttaaaactgttttatttctGACACTTGCACATTTGTCTgccatttgattttgttttatatgaacCAAAGACTCTTTGTGAAGGCATCCTTTATTTAAAAGCTTTGAGAAATATCATTAACTCTTCACAGACGGCTGAAACTGAGTGGATCGTTGGTCAGTGAAGCTCAGAGCTGCTGTgcttcttcatcatcttcatcatcatcatgttgCTGTTGTTTTGTCCTTCACAGTGTTTATTTGCAGCTGGTTTATCAGAAACCGAACGCCGCTGCGGCTTCAtcctgacagacagagagatgctATGATTGtgttcacatttatttaacaaagaTAACATCAGTTACAAACTGATCAAGACTTTAAATCAGACAGACGTACTTTTCTCTGTTGAAGGCAATGAAATCTTCTGCCAGCGAGTCTAAACTTCTTTGCACGTGCGTCGGCTGAGAAACAGACATATTTCATACATCAAACTGATGTATTAATAACGAGACCATCATACTCAAGGTAATGTCTTTAAATACTCAGAATCATTCACTTTGAACcgaatgactttctttcttcggTCTGATGTCTCACACTGGACAGTTTTCAAGCTTCAGAAAGGACACAGATTACCTTTAAAACGTCTGATGATGATCTGTGTGATTTAAATCATGATTCACTGATCATCGTCCTCTGTTCTGTCACCGACTCCAGATGAATAATTGAACATGATTACAATGCAGGTCTAAATTCACACTTTTACGAATGAAATCAGCAGAAAGCCTCAAATAAGTGAAGTCAGAACtataaatgttgcatgcactgcaaaaTATGAATCTTTTCTTAAGTATTTGTTAAGTTTTGTTATCCAGTGCAAATGTCTAAAGATTCTTAATTCAAGATACACTTCCTGGAAAAGAACAATTAAGATagaaagtctgtttttttttgagaaactcaacaaaattaaattcataataattataaataaaaagaaaaactaccTTCCTGtgagttgtttttcttttcaattaagtgtttttttttaagcttcaaTGTATCTTAATAAAAACTGAAACGTAGATGTGGACCCTTGAGCAGCTCTAGAGAAGATCATATATAAGAGGGTTTACAGTCTTCTGTAGAGCCGTGTCACAAGTGAAAGTGATTACTTAAATGACTAAATCTTTGTAGAGTTTTTCTTCttgtttattttctgtatttatatagCCCTACAGAAATAAAGTTGACTTCTCTTGGCATGATGTGTTTTTTGTGAACTGGAACAAGTGATTCATTGAACTGGAACAATGGTGATTTTCATGGCAGAAATCACCATTTCTGCCATGAATCTTCTAGTAAGAGCTAGAAAAATCAGTGAATCAGGGTTTGTACTTCGCTGGCTGCTGTAGTTTGGTGGTTTTTGTGgctgtgagtgaatgtgtgtgtgtgtgtgtgtgtgtgtgatgaacgCACCAGCGGGTTGGAGGGTTGGTTTCTGCTCTTGGCCAGGCGTTTCTTCTTCTTGTGCAGTGGACGGGACTCCAGAATCATCTCCTCAAGCTCAAATGTGGGGTCACAGTTCAGACGGCGCTTctgtgacagacagagagatccAGCAGCTCGTGACTCGTGATGTTTCTCAGTGAGGGAAGCCAGGCTAAAGACCACTTACGTTTGGAACGAATCCAGGTGAGACGGATTTCTGCAGCACGGCATCCCAATCCACATCTGCCAGATACGGAGACGCCTGGACCTCAGACAGACTCGACGGGCGACTTGAGGGGTCTCTGGTTAGGAGCTGCactcaataaatgcatttatatattgatttattctTTCCTCAAGAAAGGTTGTGGGAAAAGTAAATTGCCAGGAAGAAACAATCTTGAAATGTTAATGGCATGCAAGATTTCAGGATGAAGTAAGCTTATAAACTTTATTTGATTAATTCCCCATAATCATTCAATCTGCATAGAGGCACATGTgttctttatgtaaaaaaatggaACATGTCAAAGCTACAATCCATTAAAGATGAGGAATAATAAAAAAGCACTAATGATTCTACTGATTCCCTCTGATATTTCTCTATTCTCTTGTGTTATTTATGTACCCAGAGCTCCAGAATGCACAAGTGTTCTTGTGTTTTCATGAACGTGAGTGAACATTTCAGCACTCAAGTTCTGATGCAGAAACTCACACTGCGGATCAGATGCTTCATTCCTGGGCTCCAGATGCAAGAGAAGTGCAGCTGCTGACTGTGGATGATGCAGAGGACCTCAGCCGCTGCTGTACTGGAGCGGATCTCAAATGGACGCTGAAATACCAGACAAATGCCAGAGAGACGCCAGACAGACGCCAGACAGATGCCAGAGAGACACCAGAGAGACGCCAGACAGACGCCAGAGAGACACCAGACAGACACCAGAGAGATGCCAGAGAGACACCAGACAGACGCCAGACAGATGCCAGAGAGACACCAGACAGAAACCAGACCAACACCAGAGAGACACCAGAGAGACGCCAGACAGAAACCAGACCAACACCAGAGAGACGCCAGACAGACGCCAGAGAGACACCAGAGAGACACCAGACAGACACCAGAGAGATGCCAGAGAGACACCAGACAGACGCCAGACAGATGCCA
This window encodes:
- the LOC127971281 gene encoding serine/threonine-protein kinase 32B-like, with protein sequence MVHMFSFQDEEDLFMVVDLLLGGDLRFHLQKKVGFNEQTVKLYICELVLALDYLQRSHIIHRDIKPDNILLDEHGHVHITDFNVATILQGSETVSSMAGTKPYMAPEVFVSFVDGGVGYSFAVDWWALGITAYELLHGSRPFEIRSSTAAAEVLCIIHSQQLHFSCIWSPGMKHLIRSLLTRDPSSRPSSLSEVQASPYLADVDWDAVLQKSVSPGFVPNKRRLNCDPTFELEEMILESRPLHKKKKRLAKSRNQPSNPLPTHVQRSLDSLAEDFIAFNREKMKPQRRSVSDKPAANKHCEGQNNSNMMMMKMMKKHSSSELH